Below is a genomic region from Fulvia fulva chromosome 5, complete sequence.
ACTACGTTGTTGGCATCTTCAAGGTACGTCAAATTATCGACATCCTCGGCATGACTTAGCTGCAGCGACCTGACACGTCCTGATCAATAGCTTAACCATCCTGAAGTCTATGGCATCGATGACGCTGGAAAGCTGATGTTCGGCAAGCCTGGACAGTACGTCCTGGGCATAGCATTTGTTCTCTGTGAGTCCCCTGAGAAGCAATGACGATGAAGACTTGACTGACGTGCATCAAAGATTGGGTCTTTGTCTCTGGCTCTGGCATGCTCAGTGTATCGATCGGTCTGAACGCACTGTCGAGCCATGGTGCATGTACTGCCATCTTCGTCGCTGTCGCATGTCTGTGTGGGTTCTTGCTTGCGAGCATTCGCACCCTGGGCAAGGTCACCTGGATCGCGTGGATCGGCCTATCCGAAATCTTGGTCTCAAGTGAGTCGCATTTCGATCATCGAAATGCAGACAGGTACTAATCGACAATCAATAGTCTTCATTCTCACCGTCGCGGTGGGCGTTCAGGATCGTCCAGCAGCCGCGCCGCAAGAAGGGTCTTGGAGCTCCGACTACCACATCACGAACGCCGATAAAGCCTCGAAGGTTTTCGCCGCCCTCTCGTCCCTCGTCTTCGCATACGCAGGCACTCCCGCTTTCTTTTCGATCGTATCCGAGATGAAGGATCCAAGGCATTACACCCGGTCATTGATCATCTGCCAAACCGTCGTTACAGTTACCTATCTTGTCATCGGTATTGCAGTGTACTACTTCTGCGGATCATACGTCGCATCGCCTGCGCTGGGATCTGCCGGCGTCACCATGAAGAAGGTCTGCTACGGTATCGCACTTCCGGGACTGCTGGCGACGACTTGCATCGTGACGCACGTGCCGGCGAAGTTCCTCTTCCTGAAATTCATGCGAGGATCGAAGCATCTCACGGCCAATACTGTACAGCATTGGGCAGCTTGACTAGGGTGCACTGGTGGTGTCGCTATCACAGCATACATCATCGCAAGTGCTATTCCAGTCTTCGGCGGCTTGGTCTCGCTCATCGGTGCACTTTTGGGAACACTCATATCTTTCCAGCCGATGGGCTTCATGTGGCTGCACGACAACTACCAGCAAGGAAAGGCCAGCCCAACTCTGAGATGGCGACTGATGGTCTTCTGGGCGTGGTTCGTCATCATTTCTGGCATGTTTCTAATCATTGCTGTAAGTTGTCTCTGAATATTTCGTGAGGCTTGTACTGACCATTTTGACCAGGGTACTTATGGTTCGGTCGCTGACATTATCGATTCCTATGTACAACGAAAGTGGAGGTTCCGCAGCTTGGACTTGCGCCGACAATTGAGGCTCGATATAAAGCGACGATATACAGTGCGAACAGCGCTATGCGCAACACTAGGTCGAGAAATAGATGATAACGTCCCGATGAATGGTCACGAACAGAGAGACATTGCAGCATTGATCATCTCGCGACCTCGTTCATGATGTATCGAAGCTCTGAGCCAACCTCGAACCACAGCACATGGGAGATCGAGGCAATGTCGGGACAAGTTCATCTTCGTGTTGCCCAGGAGAAATGGACGCGAACCCCTGAAGACGAAGAAGTGCTACAAGCATCCCGTATCGGTCCACTCTTCACAACACTTGCTGGGTCAGTGATAAGGCGCCATGCTTACGGGTGCTGATCGGCTCTCTTTTCGTGGTTATGATGCCATAAGCGACGGCTGATTGCTCTCGACCGCTCTGCCAGCGGGACGTTGTCTCGCTCCTTGCACGTCCTTCGAGGGTTGTATGCAATGTGAGGTCTAGCATACTTTCTCGACTTCCAGCGCTGCAAGGGTGAATGCAGATGTCCCGATCAGACTGTTCAAAACTGTTGGGCGAGTGGTGTAGTACTGTGGGCTTGTCAGCAAAGGTGTGCCTTCTTCTGGACACCTGACTTACCTCAAAGTTGACATCCCCACTCAAGCTCGCGACTGAGCTGGTTCCATTGTAACTCAGCGTCCCGTTACCATTCTCGATAAAAAAGTCACTGATCAGGGTTTGATAGATCCCAAGACCAGTATTCACAGCTTTCTCGCGAAATGCTTGGTCCTCGATCAGATCCGTCCTTGCTCCCTTCAAAAGCGCATACACAGTCATAGCACTAGCACTCGCCTCGATGAAGTTTCCCTTCTCGCCCGGCTGATCCACAACCTGCCATACTCCATATGAGCCGGTCACATTCACACTCCGCTCGCTAGCATCGATCTGCGCCCGAACGACCTCGTTGAAGATCTCTTTCAGCCCTCCAAAAGCCCGACTCTCTTGGCTGAGTAGGGAGAGTGACCTCAACACCCCAATCGTGAACCACCCCAACGCCCTCCCCCAAACAAGCGGACTCGCACCACTCTCCGGGTCCGCCCATGAATGCGCTTTACTCGCATCGTAACCATGAACCACCAAGCCATCGGAACGCTTGCAGACGTCGTAAATGAGTTTGACCTGCTCGAGAGCTGCCGCAGCTCCAACTTTGGAGTCGTCCTCGCAGTCCGTGGAGTTCTCGAAAGAAGACACGATGGCAAAGGAAGGATACGAGTACATCCCATCAGCATATGATAAGTTATGATACGCGCTAAGGTTGGCGCGGTTGTTGTAGTACCAGAGGCTGTTGTCTGCATTGCGAGGCTGTAGTGCCACCGAGTCCTGGAGGGATTTGATGGTGGGTGCGTAGGAGTCATTTCCGGCGATGGCCAGGGCGGTGCCGATTGAGAAGCGGTCGAGTGGGAGTCCAGCGTTGGCAGTGGCGTTGGGGAGGAGAGGTACTGCCCCTGACAGGCTCTTCTGGAGATAGGTGGACCATTCGGCCTGCTCGGTGGCGTTGCTGTTTGCTTCTATGCTTTCCAGCAACGATTGCTAGAAGATGCCCAGCTCGATGTATGATGTTGATGCGCCGCTTTGTCCTATACCTTGGCCTCGGGCGATGTTACTGTTGAGCATTTGGGAAGCTAGACCTCGGATGTTTTCGGGACATTGTAGCTGGTGTGCTAGGGTGAATGCTGTATGTAATTCAACGACGGTGAACAGGATCCGCATAGTTGCAACCATCGCTACAGTGGGCAGGTCAATCTATGCAGTAGGTAAGAGAAGTTGACTTACGGCTAGATGCGACTCGGACCTTGAATATAATGTCCTAGCGTCGGTCGCTGCCGGCTAGGGCAAGCGTTGAGCTAGGCTCGAGCGCAATCTTTAGCTTCTAAAACAAAGTCTTCGTTATAACGTACGTATACTGCTATATACGTTTCTTAACAGCGGGAATTCAAGTATCGTGTTTCTAACTCTACGTAGCTATAGGTATCTTAGCCGCAAAGCTATTGCGTAGGAAGTGCGCAGTCTCTATATATGAGACCCTAGAATGTAAGCTTTTTGCTAGAGAACTTTAAAATATAGAACTCGAGAAAACCATTTTTTCCATAGCCTATAAGCTCGATTTCTTAACTCTAAAAGATCTCTTGCTCTATAGATTATATATTGTCAAatacggacctcctacttaggcaagtcggcacagtacccagtacagaaggtcatcgccagtgcagtcgcaagggcccgcgaatcagtaccagcgcacaagggcattcgacccggaaacgagccgaactaccgggcaagggacgaacagctagcaacacaatgggagggtgagaaatcgtttgtagagcaactatggaaagagaggtagaacaaccaggttgcagggcatagtggacgccctcagccagcgggacaacctaaggaatggtcagccaccaaatccgcggtcaagcaccccccgaagctcatccactaccgccttacgagggcacagagtagtatagcaacccaactgcgaagcgaacacatcggcctccaggggtacctatcatggagGAAGATTCCTgaatacacgaatactagctgcccctgcggctatcACTCCCAGAatgtacggcacgcactcctcgtctgtccgaggtggtcgccaggaaggggggagtggatggcaaaggcgaggaaccggacgattggggcacttcttaacaacgttgaggacctacggcgcattacgaactggatactagagaagggctggctagaacagtaccgcctagtaggagcagtgcaggaagagaggacacggcgcagcgcgacgagaccggctgggagcgggggctaacggggtagtgacatggactacgcacgttcagagggaaagctaatctagacaaggagaagtcgggggcaggaagggttttcacctattcgggtttccctttgtacataacaatagacatatacctgcataggccgaatagggtcctagaacaggggaatgacaaatctatctatattgTCAAAATCTAGAACATCTAGATACTCGATATTTGCTTGAAAATGCACGTAGCGGTAGGCTCTACATAGTACCTTGTTACCCTAGCCCGGACAGGACCGCCGCTAGGACATTATATCAAGCGCCCCGATCAGCTCCTAGGTGGACCAAGTGCGCGGGATGGAACGAGGCCGACAAGGATCGACATCCTTCCCAAACCATTCCGGTAAGCAGTGAGACCTGGAGACGTCCGTAGAAGCGAACAAATGGACATATCGGAGGGAGCACAGATGTTGTCGGCAGCCAGAATGGACGTCGGTCAGTGACGTCGAGCTGCAGGAAGTGGTGACGTTGTTGTAGCCAAGCTTTCTCAAATGCTTTGTGCTGTGAAGCCAATTTCCGTTGTGACATGGATCTATCGGCCTTTGACTACTTCACCACTTCACCGCTTCCACGTATCACACCGAAGCTCCTCTTAAACGTCTAGAGGCAACAGATCAAGCAGCCCGCCGATCAAATCACCCAAACCCAGTAGATCCAGCGCTTGATCACGGCTTCCGTCAGTCCTGTTCAGTGCCTGTACAGCTTCCAACCAGGGCACTGGCTTCCCTGTCGTCCCACTCAACTTCACGATCTGCACAGTCGCTGCCGGCCACGGGCTCGGCGCATCAGCCACTGTTGTATTGCGGTCTTCTTGTATAGTGCTTCCATCGAAGATCGCGTTGCCCATAGTCTTAACCCACTCCCACGGATTCTGCAGTGCTGGACTCTCGCTTACGCCAGCGTCCCAGTACTCCCATCCTACATCGCCGCCGAAGTTGTTGTAGTTCTTCCTGAGAGTTGCGATGGTCTTAGCATAGGTACCGAGAGCATACCAGCCACTCCCGCCATCGTTCCTGCTGTCGAGGACTCCAAGGGCAACTCGATCCGGCGAGTAGCCATTGGCGACAATAGCATTGTAGCCGTTGGCAGAACTCGCATCGCCCCAACCATTGTAGAACTGCGCGTTGTACCAGTTGACGATTTTGCCATTAGGTTTGTCTGAGGCGGTGGCTTTGGATTCGAGTGTCTTGTACGAGAAGCCACCAAGACCATAGCCAGCTGGCTGGAGCTCTGAGGCGACCGGTGCCATCTAATAGTTGCGTCAATGCCGACCAGGGTCCCCATACGTGATACTTACAGTCAGGATGAAGTCCTTACCAAAGTCTTGGTAGAAGCGTCGGAGCAGGTTGAGAGGGCATGTGTACGGTACTTGCTCTTCGATGTCAAGATCGATGCCGTCAACTTTGTGTCGGCGTAGGACGTCTCGGAGAGGTGTGTAGTACGTCTCACTCTGCAGCATGTCAACGGATGCTACTGTCAATGGCTTCCATAAGCCTTACGACAGCGCCATTGGAACCACTGCACAACCTGGGATAACTTCCAGCAGCAGCGCCGCCCAGCATCATCATGACCTTAACGCCCCTTTGCTGCAGAGTTGCGACATCCGACCAGACAGAATCGAACATAGCATCGTCCGGAGAATGATCGTTCAGGGTTATTCCATTGGGATCCTCGTTGATGTGAGTAGCTGCCAGGTAGATATGCGTCGCTCGGGTATTCTGTTCAACGATTGGTAAAAGAGATAGCTTGCCGCCAGAAGTCGTCCTGAAGGTCTGTACATACATGACCGACCGAGGAGGACTGTAGCCATCGCCACGCTTGTCAAGTGTGCATAAGTCAGCTGGCAATGCTGCTGCTAGTGGAAGCAGGCCCAGCCATGCTTGAAGAAGAAACATGCTGTATGAAATGCGACAGAAGATGTGTACTTCCGGGATAAAAAGTTGACAGTAAAGAGGTACGGTCTTCCTTGACAAACATTGAGTACTGCTGCAAAACGGCACGAGGGCGAGTGTGCAGCCATGGAGGAAGCCACATGAGCCAAACCCTAACCGTTCGTGTCCATGGGAGCAGAAGTTGGCCCTCGGAGTGGTTGACGGTTGCCAGAAGCTCCTGATCCAGAGGAGGCGTGCAGATCATGTGTCGAAAGTAGCTGAGGTCGGAACATAATTCACGCCAGGTGGATCAGCTGTCGTATTGAAGAAGGTCCAGAAGGGGAGGGTAGTATTTGGTATGCGGGCGCCACAGACGTAGTGGGAAGGAACATAATGGCTGGCCAGCGCGAGCTCAGATTCGGCAGAtacagtcctgggcatagtTTTTACAATCCCTGTTCCTCTACCTTTCCTCATTAGGAAGGATGTATCCACTGCTTGGCGTAGCTCACCACCTGGTGTGTCCTCCATTGTTGGCTATTACTGCCTCGCAGCGTTCTCGCATACTCTTGTATATACGTTGTATGTCCTCAGGTGTGAGCTTGGCCCATTCTTGATAGTGAGATTGAAGGTAGCAACACCTTCTGAGATGGACATGGATAGCCGGAAAGAGTTAGCGTAAATACAGGGGTTGTCAAAactatgcccaggactgtaGCTGTGAGGTCTTTCTAGGGGAGATGAAGTGGGAGGGAACCAGATTCGCGACTCGTGGCCCGTCCCGCGAACGC
It encodes:
- a CDS encoding N amino acid transport system protein, whose protein sequence is MMKTQIGLGVLSIPVVFDTLGMIPGVICLIAIAVITTWSDYVVGIFKLNHPEVYGIDDAGKLMFGKPGQYVLGIAFVLYWVFVSGSGMLSVSIGLNALSSHGACTAIFVAVACLCGFLLASIRTLGKVTWIAWIGLSEILVSIFILTVAVGVQDRPAAAPQEGSWSSDYHITNADKASKVFAALSSLVFAYAGTPAFFSIVSEMKDPRHYTRSLIICQTVVTVTYLVIGIAVYYFCGSYVASPALGSAGVTMKKVCYGIALPGLLATTCIVTHVPAKFLFLKFMRGSKHLTANTVQHWAA